A stretch of the Chromatiales bacterium 21-64-14 genome encodes the following:
- a CDS encoding transcription termination factor Rho has protein sequence MNLTELKQKSASELIDLAQSLGIEGMARSRKQDVIFAILKAQSKNGEDISGDGALEILQDGFGFLRSADSSYLAGPDDIYVSPSQIRRFSLRTGDTVSGTIRPPKEGERYFAMLKVSQINFEPPENAKNKVLFENLTPLHATDRMSLERGNGSTEDITARIIDLISPIGKGQRGLVVSPPKAGKTMMLQNIAQSIVANHPEIHLMVLLIDERPEEVTEMQRSVRGEVISSTFDEPATRHVQVAEMVIEKAKRLVEHKMDVVILLDSITRLARAYNTVVPASGKVLTGGVDANALQRPKRFFGAARNIEEGGSLTILATALIDTGSRMDDVIYEEFKGTGNMEIHLDRRIAEKRIYPAININRSGTRREELLTNPEELQKMWILRKLLHPMDELAAMEFVLDKLKATKTNAEFFDSMKR, from the coding sequence ATGAATCTCACGGAACTCAAGCAGAAATCCGCGTCGGAATTGATTGATCTCGCCCAGTCCCTTGGCATCGAGGGGATGGCGCGCTCCCGGAAACAGGACGTGATTTTCGCGATCCTGAAGGCGCAGTCGAAGAACGGTGAAGACATCTCCGGAGACGGAGCCCTGGAGATCCTGCAAGATGGTTTCGGGTTCCTGCGCTCCGCGGACAGTTCCTATCTAGCGGGACCGGACGACATCTACGTCTCCCCCAGCCAGATCCGCCGCTTTAGCCTGCGTACCGGCGACACCGTCTCCGGGACCATCCGCCCCCCTAAGGAAGGGGAGCGCTACTTCGCGATGCTCAAGGTCAGCCAGATCAACTTCGAGCCACCCGAGAACGCGAAGAACAAGGTCCTGTTCGAGAATCTGACGCCCCTGCACGCTACCGACCGGATGTCGTTGGAGCGCGGCAACGGCAGTACCGAGGACATCACTGCCCGCATCATCGATCTGATTTCCCCGATCGGCAAGGGCCAGCGCGGCCTGGTGGTCTCTCCGCCCAAGGCAGGCAAGACCATGATGTTGCAGAACATCGCGCAGTCCATCGTCGCCAACCATCCGGAAATCCACCTCATGGTGCTGTTGATCGATGAGCGGCCGGAAGAGGTGACCGAGATGCAACGCTCGGTGCGCGGGGAGGTGATCTCCAGCACCTTTGACGAGCCCGCCACCCGTCATGTCCAGGTGGCGGAGATGGTGATCGAGAAGGCCAAGCGCCTGGTGGAACACAAAATGGACGTGGTGATCCTCCTGGATTCCATCACGCGCTTGGCGCGGGCCTACAATACCGTGGTGCCGGCATCCGGCAAGGTGTTGACCGGCGGCGTCGATGCCAACGCCCTGCAGCGCCCGAAGCGCTTCTTCGGCGCGGCGCGCAATATCGAGGAAGGCGGCAGCCTGACCATCCTTGCCACCGCGCTGATCGACACCGGTTCGCGCATGGACGACGTGATCTACGAGGAGTTCAAGGGCACCGGCAACATGGAGATCCATCTGGATCGCCGGATCGCGGAGAAGCGCATCTACCCCGCGATCAATATCAATCGTTCCGGTACCCGCCGCGAGGAACTGCTGACCAATCCGGAGGAGCTGCAGAAGATGTGGATACTGCGCAAGCTCCTGCATCCCATGGACGAACTGGCCGCCATGGAGTTCGTGCTGGACAAGCTCAAGGCGACGAAGACCAATGCCGAGTTCTTCGACTCGATGAAGCGGTAA
- a CDS encoding thioredoxin, with protein MSDNIVYVTDDSFESDVLKSATPVLVDYWADWCGPCKMIAPILDEIAQEYAGKLRIAKLNIDENPATPPKYGIRGIPTLMLFKDGNVEATKVGAVSKSQLAAFLDSNL; from the coding sequence GTGAGTGACAACATCGTGTACGTGACCGACGACAGCTTCGAGAGCGACGTTCTCAAATCGGCTACGCCGGTGCTGGTGGACTACTGGGCCGACTGGTGCGGACCGTGTAAGATGATCGCCCCGATTCTTGACGAGATCGCACAGGAATACGCCGGCAAGCTGCGGATCGCCAAGCTCAATATCGATGAGAACCCCGCGACTCCACCTAAGTACGGCATCCGTGGCATACCCACCCTGATGTTATTCAAGGATGGCAACGTGGAGGCCACCAAGGTCGGCGCAGTTTCCAAGTCACAACTGGCGGCGTTCCTGGACAGCAATCTGTGA
- a CDS encoding RNA helicase: MSQNPLTDVSFSSFDLPAEVMQGIDGAGFTYCTPIQSNTLPLALSGQDVAGQAQTGTGKTAAFLVAMLCHLARHPRNPEPGPSQPRALILAPTRELAIQIHRDAEILGRHTGLRLALAYGGTGYESQRETLQAGVDVLIGTPGRIIDYFKQHVFNLKQAQVVVLDEADRMFDLGFIRDIRFLLRRCPIPEQRLSLLFSATLSYRVLELAYEHMNNPQLVQVEPEKLTVDQVRQKIYYTANEDKIPLLLGLLGHMNPLRTMVFVNTKRDAERVTRYLDANGFRSAVLSGDVPQQKRQHLLAGFLGGKLPILVATDVAARGLHIPGVSHVFNFDLPQDAEDYVHRIGRTARLGAEGDAISFACERYAYSLPDIEAYIGQKIPSEPVDPGMLVTPAPPARREHHPGDEPRPQRRGRRRTPTSSA; this comes from the coding sequence ATGAGCCAGAACCCATTGACGGACGTCTCGTTCTCCAGTTTCGATCTGCCGGCGGAAGTAATGCAAGGCATTGATGGGGCTGGATTTACATACTGCACTCCGATCCAATCCAATACCCTGCCCCTGGCGCTGAGTGGACAGGATGTGGCCGGCCAGGCCCAGACCGGGACCGGCAAGACTGCCGCGTTCCTGGTCGCGATGCTGTGCCACTTGGCGCGCCATCCACGGAATCCAGAGCCGGGGCCATCCCAGCCCCGCGCCCTGATCCTTGCCCCGACCCGCGAACTGGCCATCCAGATCCACCGGGACGCGGAGATCCTCGGGCGCCACACCGGCCTGCGCCTCGCCCTCGCCTACGGAGGGACGGGCTACGAGAGCCAGCGCGAGACACTGCAAGCGGGCGTCGACGTGCTGATCGGGACCCCCGGGCGCATCATCGATTACTTCAAGCAGCATGTATTCAACTTGAAGCAGGCCCAGGTGGTGGTGCTGGACGAGGCCGATCGGATGTTCGACCTGGGCTTCATCCGCGACATCCGTTTTCTGCTGCGCCGCTGTCCCATTCCGGAACAGCGTCTGAGCCTGCTGTTCTCCGCCACCCTCTCCTACCGGGTCCTGGAGCTGGCCTACGAGCACATGAACAACCCGCAGCTGGTTCAGGTGGAACCTGAGAAGCTCACCGTAGACCAAGTGCGGCAGAAGATCTACTACACGGCCAATGAGGACAAGATCCCGTTGCTCCTCGGCCTGCTCGGACACATGAATCCCCTACGCACCATGGTGTTCGTCAACACCAAACGGGATGCCGAGCGCGTGACACGCTACCTGGACGCCAACGGCTTCCGCTCGGCGGTGCTCTCCGGCGACGTGCCCCAGCAGAAACGCCAGCACCTGTTGGCGGGTTTTCTGGGAGGCAAGCTGCCGATCCTGGTAGCCACCGATGTGGCAGCCCGGGGATTACACATCCCGGGCGTGAGCCATGTGTTCAACTTCGATCTTCCCCAGGACGCGGAGGATTACGTGCATCGCATCGGACGCACCGCGCGGCTGGGCGCCGAAGGCGACGCCATCAGTTTCGCCTGTGAACGCTACGCCTATTCCCTCCCAGACATCGAGGCGTACATTGGCCAGAAGATTCCCTCCGAACCCGTGGACCCCGGGATGCTGGTAACGCCGGCGCCGCCGGCGCGCCGCGAGCACCACCCCGGGGACGAGCCGCGACCCCAGCGTCGAGGCCGGCGCCGGACGCCGACCTCCTCCGCCTAG
- a CDS encoding type II secretion system protein GspC — protein sequence MISVPWNETLLDLLRRLQEARRLRLVLNTLLVLTIAHGLAVTTWLMVPAPRPGPPPAANPIVSSPAPGATGLPSVAEIAALHLFGVALPNQARANAVNAPETTLQLVLQGVLAATDAQAARAIISAPNVDQKPYRVGDLLPGNAILKEIYPDRVLLERNGHYETLRLPQDQSVVGISPSSAFQPAASDAGVAQELRAYRDQLVRNPQSIFQLLRLVPARQGGQFLGFRVYPSQDRALFTRLGLHPGDLITSVNGIALNDPRNGIEVLSKLRTANNIEVSLQRNGAPQTLAINLNQ from the coding sequence GTGATCTCCGTCCCCTGGAACGAGACCCTGCTGGACCTGCTGCGCCGGTTGCAGGAGGCGCGGCGTTTGCGCCTCGTGCTGAACACGCTGCTGGTGCTGACCATCGCCCACGGGCTGGCGGTCACCACTTGGCTCATGGTTCCCGCGCCCCGTCCGGGACCGCCGCCAGCAGCCAATCCCATCGTCTCCAGCCCCGCCCCCGGAGCCACCGGGCTGCCCTCCGTCGCGGAGATCGCCGCCCTGCACCTGTTCGGTGTGGCGCTGCCGAACCAGGCGCGCGCGAACGCCGTGAACGCGCCGGAAACCACCCTGCAGCTGGTACTCCAGGGGGTATTGGCAGCCACCGACGCGCAGGCGGCGCGCGCCATCATCTCCGCCCCCAACGTCGATCAGAAACCCTACCGGGTCGGAGACCTCCTCCCGGGCAATGCGATCCTCAAGGAGATCTACCCGGACCGGGTGCTCCTGGAACGCAACGGTCACTACGAGACCCTGCGCCTGCCCCAGGATCAATCGGTCGTGGGGATCAGCCCCTCCAGCGCGTTCCAGCCAGCGGCATCCGACGCCGGCGTGGCCCAGGAGCTGCGCGCCTACCGGGACCAGCTGGTACGCAATCCCCAGTCCATCTTCCAGCTCCTGCGTCTGGTCCCGGCCCGCCAGGGGGGACAGTTTCTTGGCTTCCGGGTCTATCCCAGCCAGGACCGCGCCCTGTTCACGCGCCTCGGGCTGCACCCCGGCGACCTCATTACCTCCGTAAACGGGATCGCCCTCAATGATCCGCGCAACGGTATCGAGGTGCTCAGCAAGCTGCGTACCGCAAACAACATCGAAGTGTCCCTGCAGCGTAACGGCGCGCCGCAGACCCTCGCGATCAATCTGAACCAATAG
- a CDS encoding mechanosensitive ion channel protein MscS: MHQLTEYFAGLDWVAIGGAVFRMLLILVVAQVLVTLLGKVFRRLEDQFTRRAEAAGEGAGEAKKRAETLVRLLRQGALLLVWVVTGLVLLGQFGINIGPVLASAGVAGLAVGFGAQNLVRDVISGFFIILENQVRVGDVAVVNGTGGLMEAINFRTLVLRDLSGTVHIFPNGAINSLSNLTNEWSAYVFDIGVAYKEDTDRVVEVLGHVAKELRDDDYFGPLLVDDVEIFGVDKFDDSAVVIKGRIRTKPIKQWEVGRQFLRRVKKAFDREGIEIPFPHRSLYVGEATKPLAVQLLQAAGRPA, encoded by the coding sequence ATGCATCAATTGACTGAATATTTTGCCGGCCTGGATTGGGTTGCCATCGGCGGTGCGGTGTTCCGCATGCTGCTCATCCTGGTAGTGGCCCAGGTGTTGGTGACCCTGTTGGGTAAGGTGTTCCGGCGCCTGGAGGATCAGTTCACGCGCCGCGCGGAGGCCGCGGGCGAGGGTGCCGGCGAGGCGAAGAAGCGCGCCGAGACCCTGGTGCGCCTGTTGCGTCAGGGTGCCTTGCTCCTGGTCTGGGTCGTGACCGGCCTGGTGTTGCTCGGCCAGTTCGGAATCAACATCGGCCCGGTCCTGGCCAGCGCCGGTGTCGCGGGGCTGGCGGTGGGCTTCGGTGCCCAGAATCTGGTGCGCGATGTGATCTCCGGTTTCTTCATCATCCTGGAGAATCAAGTCCGGGTGGGGGACGTGGCGGTGGTCAACGGCACCGGCGGTCTGATGGAGGCGATCAATTTCCGCACCCTGGTGCTGCGCGATCTGTCCGGTACCGTCCATATCTTTCCCAATGGCGCCATCAACAGTTTGTCGAACCTGACCAATGAATGGTCGGCCTACGTGTTCGATATCGGCGTGGCCTACAAGGAAGACACCGACCGGGTAGTGGAGGTGCTGGGGCACGTGGCCAAGGAACTGCGCGACGACGACTACTTCGGCCCCTTGCTGGTGGACGACGTGGAGATCTTCGGCGTGGATAAGTTCGACGATTCCGCGGTGGTGATCAAGGGCCGGATCCGCACCAAGCCCATCAAGCAGTGGGAGGTGGGGCGTCAGTTCCTGCGGCGCGTGAAGAAGGCCTTCGACCGGGAGGGTATCGAGATCCCGTTCCCGCACCGGTCGCTGTATGTGGGCGAGGCCACCAAGCCGCTGGCGGTACAGCTGCTGCAGGCGGCGGGTCGTCCCGCGTAG
- a CDS encoding carboxypeptidase, translated as MTSATAADRYYRYAELTAWLQELQRRFPQLVRLEAIGRSHEGREIWLVTVCAASGGAPGDRPALWVDGNVHATELAASSACLYLLHALAEGYGSDPDITRCLDTRTFYVCPRLNPDGAEWALAEHPKLIRSSTRPYPYDEAPAQGLVSEDMDGDGRILTMRIPDPNGPWKVCPQEPRLLVRREPAETGGRYFRLMPEGRVEGYDGVSLAVAPPREGLDLNRNYPGHWRPEPDQKGAGPYPTSEPEVRAAVDFIVGHPNITGAVAFHTFSGVVLRPYSHQDDQALPAEDLWTYQKIGAKATELTGYPAISVFHEFRYHPKEVITGAFDDWMYEHLGVYAWTVELWSPQRQAGIRDYKYIDWFREHPLEDDLRLLHWNDEALDGRGYVDWYPYAHPQLGPVELGGWDYLYTFRNPPPALLEREVAPFAGWLVWHLLIAPRLEILEAGVIPVGKDVYRVRLVVHNTGWLPTCVTRHARDRKLVRGVVCEIHLPDGAGLVEGLRRVEGGQLEGRAYKPSAPSDWSADPTEDRTKVEWLVRAPPGAALRLTARHPRAGCAEVTVAVATD; from the coding sequence GTGACGTCCGCTACTGCGGCGGACCGTTATTATCGTTATGCGGAGCTGACGGCGTGGCTTCAGGAGCTGCAACGCCGGTTTCCGCAACTGGTACGTTTGGAGGCCATCGGCCGTAGCCATGAGGGCCGGGAGATCTGGCTCGTCACCGTGTGCGCGGCCAGCGGCGGCGCGCCCGGGGACCGGCCTGCCCTCTGGGTGGACGGCAATGTGCATGCCACGGAGCTGGCGGCTTCCAGCGCCTGTTTGTACCTGCTCCACGCCCTTGCCGAGGGCTACGGTTCCGACCCGGACATCACCCGCTGTCTCGATACCCGCACGTTCTACGTCTGTCCGCGGCTCAATCCTGACGGCGCTGAATGGGCCCTGGCGGAGCACCCGAAGCTGATCCGATCCAGTACCCGCCCCTACCCCTACGACGAGGCACCCGCGCAGGGGCTCGTATCCGAAGACATGGACGGGGACGGCCGTATCCTGACCATGCGCATCCCGGATCCCAACGGGCCGTGGAAGGTCTGCCCCCAGGAACCGCGCTTGCTGGTGCGACGCGAGCCGGCGGAGACCGGCGGACGGTATTTCCGGCTGATGCCGGAGGGTCGCGTAGAAGGTTACGACGGGGTGTCCCTGGCCGTCGCCCCGCCCCGGGAGGGTTTGGATCTCAACCGCAATTATCCCGGCCACTGGCGTCCGGAGCCGGATCAGAAGGGTGCCGGGCCGTACCCCACGTCGGAACCTGAGGTGCGCGCCGCAGTGGATTTCATCGTGGGACATCCCAACATCACCGGGGCGGTGGCCTTCCATACATTCAGCGGCGTGGTGTTGCGCCCTTATTCCCATCAGGATGACCAAGCGTTGCCCGCCGAGGACCTGTGGACCTATCAGAAGATCGGGGCCAAGGCCACGGAACTCACCGGGTATCCGGCGATCTCGGTGTTCCACGAGTTCCGGTATCACCCGAAGGAGGTCATCACCGGTGCATTCGATGATTGGATGTACGAGCATCTCGGCGTATACGCGTGGACGGTGGAACTGTGGAGCCCCCAGCGTCAGGCGGGCATCCGGGACTACAAGTACATCGACTGGTTCCGGGAACATCCCCTGGAGGACGATCTGCGGTTGTTGCATTGGAACGATGAGGCCCTCGATGGCAGAGGCTACGTCGACTGGTATCCCTATGCGCATCCTCAACTCGGGCCCGTGGAGCTGGGGGGCTGGGATTATCTGTACACGTTCCGCAATCCGCCACCGGCATTGCTGGAGCGCGAGGTAGCGCCGTTCGCCGGCTGGCTGGTGTGGCATTTATTGATCGCCCCGCGCCTGGAGATCCTCGAGGCTGGCGTGATCCCCGTGGGCAAAGACGTCTATCGGGTGCGTCTGGTGGTGCACAACACCGGTTGGTTGCCCACCTGCGTCACCCGGCACGCGCGGGATCGAAAACTGGTGCGCGGCGTGGTCTGCGAGATCCACCTCCCGGATGGGGCCGGTCTGGTGGAAGGCCTGCGGCGGGTGGAAGGGGGCCAGCTGGAGGGCCGCGCGTACAAGCCCTCCGCGCCGAGTGACTGGAGCGCCGACCCCACCGAAGACCGCACCAAGGTGGAATGGCTGGTGCGCGCGCCGCCCGGCGCGGCGCTGCGGCTGACGGCCCGCCATCCGCGCGCCGGGTGTGCTGAGGTCACGGTCGCGGTTGCGACGGATTGA